In Mycolicibacterium alvei, a single window of DNA contains:
- a CDS encoding acyl-CoA dehydrogenase family protein, with the protein MSEFSELHDELRSVAADLLAKDTVDWPLLVSAGWVGLDAPEEAGGAGATFAEVAVICEEIGRAAAPTSYLGGAVLAICALNTLQSNDSRGALLQDVVAGNSRAALALPGAGEPAPFELATTRLGWRVHGRAAFVSDATGARRLLLPARDADGVAVLVDVAANSPGLTVTEQPVLDETRRLATVTAEGVELDADAVWRFDGDPEEQVRKLTERAALAVACDSVGIAQAMLDATVSYTGVRQQFGRPIGSFQAVKHACADMLVRISVARQLVNAAIESPEPRAVSMAKAYATEAAVEVAGKAMQLHGGIGYTWESGVHVYLKRAALNRSLFGSPAEHRGRIAQRYR; encoded by the coding sequence ATGAGCGAATTTTCCGAGCTGCACGACGAACTGCGTTCGGTAGCGGCTGATCTGCTGGCCAAGGACACCGTCGACTGGCCACTGCTGGTCTCGGCGGGGTGGGTCGGACTGGACGCCCCCGAAGAGGCAGGCGGTGCCGGTGCGACGTTCGCTGAAGTAGCGGTGATCTGTGAAGAGATCGGCCGGGCTGCGGCGCCCACCAGCTACCTGGGCGGTGCAGTGCTGGCCATCTGTGCACTGAATACGTTGCAATCCAATGACTCTCGCGGCGCGCTCCTACAGGACGTGGTGGCCGGAAACTCCCGCGCCGCACTCGCCCTGCCCGGGGCGGGTGAGCCGGCACCCTTCGAACTGGCCACCACCAGGCTGGGCTGGCGCGTCCACGGCCGGGCCGCCTTTGTGTCCGACGCGACCGGAGCTCGGCGGCTGCTGCTGCCTGCCCGTGACGCCGACGGCGTTGCGGTGCTCGTCGACGTGGCCGCCAATTCACCCGGGCTGACGGTCACCGAACAGCCGGTACTCGATGAGACCCGCAGACTGGCCACCGTGACGGCCGAAGGTGTAGAGCTCGACGCCGACGCGGTGTGGCGATTCGACGGCGACCCCGAGGAGCAGGTGCGAAAGCTCACCGAACGGGCCGCGCTCGCGGTGGCCTGCGACAGCGTGGGCATCGCGCAGGCCATGCTCGACGCCACGGTGTCCTACACCGGGGTTCGCCAGCAGTTCGGCCGTCCGATCGGCTCGTTCCAGGCCGTCAAGCACGCGTGCGCCGACATGCTGGTGCGGATCTCGGTGGCCCGTCAATTGGTGAACGCGGCCATCGAATCTCCGGAGCCTCGAGCAGTTTCGATGGCCAAGGCCTATGCCACCGAGGCGGCGGTCGAGGTGGCGGGCAAGGCCATGCAGTTGCACGGCGGTATCGGCTACACCTGGGAGAGCGGCGTGCACGTCTATCTCAAGCGGGCCGCGCTCAACCGTTCGCTGTTCGGCTCGCCCGCCGAACACCGCGGAAGGATCGCCCAGCGCTACCGATGA
- a CDS encoding SDR family NAD(P)-dependent oxidoreductase, which yields MSTLRFDDRVAIITGGGRGLGREYALLLASRGAKVVVNDPGGSLAGDGADSAPAQDVVDEITSAGGEAIAVTDSVATAEGGRAIIDTAVERFGRVDILIHNAGTVRRGSLKEMSYDDFEAVLDVHLRGAFHVVRPAFPLMCEAGYGRVVLTSSIGGLYGNHEVANYAAAKAGILGLCNVVALEGAAEGVACNAIVPGAVTRMAEGLDTSAYPPMGADLVAPAVGWLAHESCSVTGEFFVAIAGRLARAVVAESSGMYQPSWTVEEVGEQIDRIRDVSEPVIFPVVPDGHSEHIRYSFGRAAQGVTS from the coding sequence TTGAGCACTCTCAGATTCGACGATCGTGTCGCCATCATCACCGGCGGTGGCCGGGGGTTGGGCCGTGAATATGCTCTGCTGCTGGCATCGCGGGGCGCGAAGGTGGTCGTCAACGATCCGGGTGGCAGTCTCGCCGGCGACGGCGCTGATTCCGCGCCCGCACAAGATGTCGTCGACGAAATCACCTCGGCGGGTGGGGAAGCCATCGCCGTCACCGATTCGGTGGCCACTGCCGAGGGCGGTCGGGCCATCATCGACACGGCCGTCGAGCGCTTCGGCCGCGTTGACATCCTGATCCACAACGCCGGTACGGTGCGCCGCGGCTCGCTCAAGGAGATGAGCTACGACGATTTCGAGGCGGTGCTCGACGTGCATCTGCGTGGCGCTTTTCACGTTGTGCGCCCCGCATTTCCACTCATGTGCGAGGCCGGCTACGGCCGGGTGGTGCTGACCTCCTCGATCGGCGGGTTGTACGGCAACCACGAGGTGGCCAACTATGCCGCGGCCAAGGCCGGGATCCTGGGGCTGTGCAACGTGGTGGCGCTGGAGGGTGCCGCCGAAGGTGTCGCGTGCAATGCCATCGTGCCGGGCGCGGTGACCCGGATGGCCGAGGGTCTGGACACCTCGGCCTACCCGCCGATGGGCGCGGATCTGGTGGCACCGGCGGTGGGCTGGCTGGCCCACGAATCCTGTTCGGTCACAGGTGAATTTTTTGTGGCGATCGCCGGAAGGCTGGCCCGTGCGGTCGTCGCCGAATCTTCCGGGATGTACCAACCGTCATGGACCGTGGAGGAGGTCGGCGAGCAGATCGACCGCATCCGCGACGTCAGCGAGCCGGTGATCTTCCCGGTCGTCCCCGACGGGCATTCCGAACACATCCGCTACAGTTTTGGCCGGGCAGCGCAGGGGGTCACATCATGA
- a CDS encoding acyl-CoA dehydrogenase family protein yields MSELDDFRATVRDWCAAHVPKDWRANQTGVGDDEFASFQKSWFAELHTAGYAVPHWPAEWGGGMSVPQQIVLYQELAAHDAPRLVLAFVGIHHAASTLLAAGTDEQRRRHLPAILDGEIWVQGFSEPEAGSDLAALRTTARADGEDFIVNGQKLWASGALHADWCLLLARTDPDAPKRHGISYFLMDMTTPGIDVRPIRNAVGDSHFCEIFLNDVAVPAANLIGPVNKGWQVAQATLGAERGMTMLELSERLGNAGFTWLLDAAPTDDPVVADRLAQFEIELTGLRRLCRDLVERTEAGKAGPADASIVKLYYSELLQRMTGFGAEIGGLHSHTVLAKPASSGWESGAWMLDFIGSWEWTIPGGASEIQRTIIGERGLGLPREPSAV; encoded by the coding sequence GTGAGCGAACTCGACGACTTTCGGGCCACCGTGCGGGACTGGTGCGCCGCGCACGTCCCGAAAGACTGGCGCGCCAACCAGACCGGGGTCGGCGACGACGAGTTCGCGTCTTTCCAGAAATCCTGGTTCGCCGAGCTACACACCGCCGGCTACGCCGTGCCGCACTGGCCCGCCGAATGGGGCGGCGGCATGTCGGTACCTCAGCAGATCGTCCTGTACCAGGAACTGGCGGCCCACGATGCGCCCCGCCTGGTGTTGGCGTTCGTCGGGATCCACCATGCCGCCTCCACACTGTTGGCCGCAGGTACCGACGAACAACGTAGAAGGCATCTGCCGGCCATCCTCGACGGCGAGATCTGGGTGCAGGGTTTCTCCGAGCCGGAGGCCGGATCCGATCTGGCAGCACTGCGCACCACGGCCCGCGCCGATGGCGAGGACTTCATCGTCAACGGCCAGAAGCTTTGGGCCAGTGGCGCGTTACACGCCGACTGGTGTCTGCTGCTGGCCCGCACCGACCCGGATGCACCCAAGCGGCACGGCATCTCGTACTTCCTGATGGACATGACCACACCCGGCATCGACGTACGGCCGATCCGCAATGCCGTGGGGGATTCCCACTTCTGCGAGATCTTCCTCAACGACGTGGCAGTGCCTGCGGCCAATCTGATCGGCCCGGTGAACAAGGGCTGGCAGGTCGCTCAGGCCACGCTCGGCGCCGAACGCGGCATGACCATGCTCGAGTTGTCCGAGCGGCTGGGCAATGCCGGCTTCACCTGGCTACTGGACGCTGCCCCGACCGACGATCCGGTGGTGGCAGACCGGCTGGCGCAGTTCGAGATCGAACTGACCGGCCTGCGTCGTCTGTGCCGGGATCTGGTGGAGCGCACCGAGGCAGGGAAGGCCGGTCCGGCCGACGCCTCGATCGTCAAGCTCTACTACAGCGAGTTATTGCAGCGGATGACGGGCTTCGGTGCGGAGATCGGCGGTCTGCATTCCCACACCGTGCTCGCCAAACCGGCGTCCAGCGGCTGGGAGTCGGGCGCCTGGATGCTCGATTTCATCGGATCGTGGGAATGGACCATCCCCGGCGGGGCCAGCGAGATCCAGCGCACCATCATCGGTGAGCGCGGTCTGGGCCTGCCTCGAGAACCGAGTGCGGTGTGA
- a CDS encoding TauD/TfdA dioxygenase family protein, translated as MTVTTALDTRDIKPRIGTEIRADKATLLSGEYAGQIRELLEQRGVLVFPQIGFSDDEQIAFTETLGTFAPEHQGEKLYKVSLDTEVNKQADYLKGSLYWHIDGTMNEVPILASLLQSVALGNPEEGDTEFCNTYAAYDDLSDDDKADIEGLRVMHSAWNTLFYYDPEPSAKALRRMMAIGDRELPLVWTHQSGRKSLVLGATARHIVDADGPIDFRKSIELLVRLRDWATQPDFTYRHKWTVGDLVIWDNTGTMHRATPYDPASGRLLQRTKLEGEEPFA; from the coding sequence ATGACGGTGACCACTGCACTTGATACCCGGGATATCAAGCCCCGCATCGGAACCGAGATCCGTGCCGACAAGGCGACGCTGCTCTCGGGCGAGTATGCCGGACAGATCCGGGAACTGCTCGAGCAGCGTGGGGTGCTGGTGTTCCCGCAGATCGGGTTCAGCGACGACGAACAGATCGCATTCACCGAAACCCTCGGCACGTTCGCGCCCGAGCATCAGGGCGAGAAGCTCTACAAGGTCTCACTCGACACCGAGGTGAACAAGCAGGCCGATTATCTCAAGGGCTCGCTGTACTGGCACATCGACGGCACGATGAACGAGGTGCCGATCCTGGCCTCGCTGCTGCAGAGCGTGGCGCTGGGTAACCCCGAGGAAGGGGACACCGAGTTCTGCAACACCTACGCCGCCTACGACGACCTGTCCGATGACGACAAGGCCGATATCGAGGGGCTGCGGGTCATGCACTCGGCGTGGAACACGTTGTTCTACTACGACCCCGAACCCAGTGCGAAGGCGCTGCGGCGCATGATGGCGATCGGTGATCGCGAGCTGCCGTTGGTGTGGACGCATCAGTCCGGCCGCAAATCGCTGGTACTGGGTGCCACCGCGCGCCACATCGTCGACGCCGACGGCCCGATCGACTTCCGCAAGAGCATCGAACTGCTGGTGCGGCTGCGAGATTGGGCGACACAGCCCGATTTCACCTATCGGCACAAGTGGACCGTCGGCGACTTGGTGATCTGGGACAACACCGGAACCATGCACCGGGCCACGCCGTACGACCCGGCGTCGGGCCGGCTGTTGCAGCGCACCAAACTCGAGGGCGAGGAGCCCTTCGCTTGA
- a CDS encoding acyl-CoA dehydrogenase family protein has protein sequence MILDLNDDAKEFGRQALKAFEAAGGDQLLVQADAKPDTRAGLIAPVLESLGVFELEPRGDEDSLEAAAAVCRSAGYWALPYPVAERLARPEGLDVDGLIVVDADAPEAALQGLDNRWAAVTLDGGRSTVSKFGASGPSFATALELSAVDSAGAGDVALALTLPSWTLLGMLDRAIDLTVAHVSLRKQFGQPLSSFQGVQFQLTDAEVERSGVDILAKYALWSLTTNPADEAINDALALRLAAIEAAEVVFRVCHQLHGAVGFCDETVLSWLSRYSQPLRRLPFGVSKTRDTLTARLGRRGLTGLFS, from the coding sequence ATGATTCTCGATCTCAACGACGACGCCAAAGAGTTTGGCCGCCAAGCGCTCAAGGCCTTCGAGGCTGCCGGTGGTGACCAGCTGCTGGTCCAGGCCGACGCCAAACCCGACACCCGGGCCGGCTTGATCGCCCCCGTCCTGGAAAGCCTGGGGGTCTTCGAGCTCGAGCCGCGCGGCGATGAGGACTCACTGGAAGCCGCCGCCGCGGTGTGCCGCAGCGCCGGGTACTGGGCCCTGCCGTATCCGGTGGCCGAGCGGTTGGCACGTCCGGAGGGTCTCGACGTCGACGGCCTGATCGTCGTCGACGCCGACGCTCCCGAGGCGGCGCTGCAAGGTCTGGACAACCGATGGGCCGCAGTCACATTGGACGGTGGCCGCAGCACGGTATCCAAGTTCGGTGCATCCGGGCCGTCCTTCGCCACCGCCCTCGAACTCTCCGCGGTCGACAGTGCAGGGGCAGGGGATGTGGCGCTGGCCCTGACCCTGCCGTCGTGGACGCTGCTCGGCATGTTGGACCGGGCCATCGACCTCACCGTCGCGCACGTCAGCCTCCGCAAGCAGTTCGGTCAGCCACTGTCGTCCTTCCAGGGGGTGCAGTTTCAGCTGACCGATGCCGAGGTGGAGCGCAGCGGCGTCGACATCCTGGCCAAGTACGCGCTGTGGAGCCTGACCACGAACCCTGCCGACGAGGCGATCAACGATGCCCTGGCGCTGCGACTGGCCGCCATCGAGGCCGCCGAGGTGGTGTTCCGGGTATGCCATCAGTTGCACGGGGCAGTCGGCTTCTGCGATGAGACCGTGCTGTCCTGGCTGTCGCGCTACAGCCAGCCGTTGCGCCGCTTGCCATTCGGCGTATCCAAGACCCGCGACACCCTGACCGCCCGACTGGGCCGGCGTGGACTCACCGGGTTGTTTTCGTGA
- a CDS encoding VOC family protein, translated as MVTRLSAPLGAPNWIDLTTSDVERAQQFYGAVFGWTYETGGPEYGGYVTASVDGQVVAGLMRNDPQWNAPDAWTTYLHTADADATVAAAIAAGGSNCGGVMDIPAKGRMAMMTDTANGFFGIWQPGGHEGFAVFNEAGAPVYHQLTTSDYAKALDFYRTVFGWTTQVVSDTDEFRYSTASFDGEELVGVMDGSSFIPDGAPSDWATFFGADDVDKTIELVVANGGSVVRAAEDTPYGRLAAVADPTGAGFNLSSLQG; from the coding sequence GTGGTTACCCGTCTGAGTGCCCCGCTGGGCGCCCCCAACTGGATCGACCTGACCACGTCCGACGTCGAGCGCGCCCAGCAGTTCTACGGTGCGGTGTTCGGCTGGACGTATGAGACCGGCGGCCCCGAGTACGGCGGCTACGTCACTGCATCCGTCGACGGGCAGGTGGTGGCCGGTCTGATGCGCAATGACCCGCAGTGGAACGCCCCGGATGCGTGGACCACATACCTGCACACCGCCGATGCCGACGCCACGGTGGCGGCGGCCATCGCGGCCGGCGGGAGTAACTGCGGTGGCGTGATGGACATCCCGGCCAAGGGCCGGATGGCGATGATGACCGATACCGCCAACGGGTTCTTCGGCATCTGGCAGCCGGGCGGGCACGAGGGTTTCGCGGTGTTCAACGAGGCCGGGGCGCCGGTGTATCACCAGCTGACCACCAGCGACTACGCCAAGGCGTTGGACTTCTACCGGACGGTGTTCGGCTGGACCACCCAGGTGGTGTCGGACACCGACGAGTTCCGTTACAGCACAGCTTCATTCGATGGCGAGGAATTGGTCGGTGTGATGGACGGTTCGTCGTTCATCCCCGACGGCGCGCCGTCGGATTGGGCCACGTTCTTCGGTGCCGACGATGTGGACAAGACGATCGAGCTGGTTGTGGCCAATGGTGGCTCGGTGGTGCGCGCGGCCGAGGACACCCCGTACGGCAGGTTGGCCGCGGTGGCCGATCCGACCGGTGCCGGGTTCAATCTGTCGTCACTGCAGGGCTGA
- a CDS encoding SH3-like domain-containing protein: MGTAAERAERLELISRLKTTFQEDPEWPMPDQVTSEHFWAYMKTSHDVGGELDFPKVYENKEEEHWELMTYVLCEVLGWQGIWVSEERRRLANVDVGRPIYLGLPYYSRWLWSVGRLLIEKKHISWGDLTDRLAEVQARYVGQSMGTHPDAQPKFEGDGSKVVRNKHHIEAAGIGDPQVFAGKADPAKFKVGDPVVVRDLPAMFYTRTPEYVRGAAGVIAEYAYESPAPEDETWNIEDAKPEWFYIVRFKQTELWGESYTGPANDTLQTEIPERWLAPA, translated from the coding sequence ATGGGGACAGCGGCTGAGCGTGCCGAAAGGCTCGAACTCATCTCCAGGCTGAAGACGACGTTCCAGGAAGACCCGGAATGGCCCATGCCGGACCAGGTCACCAGTGAACATTTCTGGGCCTACATGAAGACCTCGCACGATGTCGGCGGTGAACTGGACTTCCCGAAGGTCTACGAGAACAAGGAGGAGGAGCACTGGGAGCTGATGACGTATGTGCTCTGCGAAGTCCTTGGGTGGCAGGGGATCTGGGTTTCCGAGGAACGGCGTCGGCTGGCCAACGTCGACGTCGGGCGACCTATCTACCTGGGGCTTCCGTACTACAGCCGTTGGCTGTGGTCGGTGGGTAGGTTGCTGATCGAGAAGAAGCACATCTCCTGGGGCGATCTGACCGACCGCCTGGCAGAGGTGCAGGCGCGGTATGTGGGCCAGTCGATGGGCACACATCCGGATGCCCAGCCCAAATTCGAGGGTGACGGCTCGAAGGTGGTCCGCAACAAGCACCACATCGAGGCCGCCGGTATCGGCGATCCGCAGGTTTTTGCCGGCAAGGCCGATCCGGCGAAGTTCAAAGTCGGCGATCCGGTGGTGGTGCGGGACCTGCCGGCGATGTTCTACACCCGCACCCCGGAGTATGTGCGCGGTGCCGCCGGCGTGATCGCGGAGTACGCCTACGAAAGTCCCGCGCCGGAAGACGAGACCTGGAACATCGAGGACGCCAAGCCGGAGTGGTTCTACATCGTGCGTTTCAAGCAGACCGAGTTGTGGGGGGAGTCCTACACCGGTCCCGCGAACGACACCCTCCAGACCGAAATCCCCGAGCGCTGGCTAGCGCCGGCCTGA
- a CDS encoding acyl-CoA dehydrogenase family protein, translating into MDFDFGEAADTLRGELRALIADQVPADFLGAFTDDPADLAVAQQFCRTLAQQHLLCKAWPEEFGGGDASVWEQTVVREEMWAHHEPRGAQYMGVNWVGPIIMRHGTEEQQRKHLPPIANGEVIWCQGFSEPEAGSDLASLRTFARREEDGWRVNGQKIWTSYATMAQWIFLLARTSKGEKKQQGMTIFLVPMDSPGITVRPIRTMMGPHHLNEVFFDDLKVTEADVLGTVDQGWSMVQDVVSFERVGIARYARCERLLQSAPEVLGDKWEQLPAELRGRWTRMLTHCRRARLMAYRVVSMQATGRVNPGDSAAYRIAVTRLDQESAEVLMEIAAALPRGGSPESEYFRAEVEDHWRYSQASTVSSGSIEMQRILLSRTMLAGKA; encoded by the coding sequence GTGGATTTCGATTTTGGTGAGGCGGCCGACACGCTGCGAGGTGAGCTGCGTGCGCTGATCGCCGATCAGGTGCCCGCCGACTTTCTCGGCGCGTTCACCGATGACCCCGCCGATCTGGCGGTGGCCCAGCAGTTCTGCCGGACCCTGGCGCAGCAGCACCTGCTGTGCAAGGCGTGGCCGGAGGAGTTCGGCGGCGGCGACGCCTCGGTGTGGGAGCAGACCGTGGTGCGCGAGGAGATGTGGGCGCACCACGAGCCACGTGGTGCGCAGTACATGGGCGTCAACTGGGTGGGTCCGATCATCATGCGGCACGGCACCGAGGAGCAGCAGCGTAAGCACCTGCCGCCGATCGCCAACGGCGAAGTGATCTGGTGTCAGGGCTTTTCCGAGCCGGAGGCCGGCTCCGACCTGGCCTCGCTCCGCACGTTCGCCCGCCGGGAGGAAGACGGCTGGCGGGTCAACGGCCAGAAGATCTGGACCTCGTACGCCACCATGGCGCAGTGGATCTTCCTGTTGGCCCGCACCTCCAAAGGTGAGAAAAAGCAGCAGGGTATGACCATCTTCCTGGTGCCGATGGATTCGCCGGGCATCACGGTGCGCCCGATCCGCACCATGATGGGCCCGCACCATCTCAACGAGGTGTTCTTCGACGACCTCAAGGTGACCGAGGCCGATGTGCTCGGCACCGTGGACCAGGGCTGGTCGATGGTGCAGGACGTGGTGTCGTTCGAGCGCGTCGGCATCGCCCGCTACGCGCGCTGCGAGCGGCTGCTGCAGTCTGCCCCCGAGGTGCTCGGCGACAAGTGGGAACAGCTGCCCGCTGAGCTGCGTGGCCGGTGGACCCGGATGCTCACGCACTGCCGCCGGGCTCGGCTGATGGCCTACCGGGTGGTGTCGATGCAGGCGACCGGCCGGGTGAATCCCGGTGACTCCGCGGCCTATCGGATCGCGGTGACGCGGCTGGATCAGGAGAGTGCCGAGGTGCTGATGGAGATTGCCGCTGCCCTGCCTCGTGGGGGAAGCCCGGAGTCCGAGTACTTCCGCGCCGAGGTGGAAGACCACTGGCGGTACTCGCAGGCGTCCACGGTGTCCTCGGGCAGCATCGAGATGCAGCGCATCCTGCTGTCCCGCACCATGCTGGCCGGAAAGGCGTGA
- a CDS encoding CaiB/BaiF CoA transferase family protein, with translation MTTGPLHGVRVIDLTAMVMGPYCTQIMADMGADVVKVETPAGDNTRYISVGPAPGMSGVFVNVNRGKRSVVLDLRSEQGKADLRALIADADVFIHSMRAKAIAKLGFGYDDVAAINPGIVYTNCYGYGRRGPDADRPAYDDTIQAECGLPAVQQQLTGEASYVGTIMADKVAGLTALYATTMALFHRERTGEGQEVEVSMFETMASFMLVEHANGAMFDPPLGPAVYPRAVTPNRRPYETKDGHIAALIYNDKHWNAFIDRVQPSWNSPEYATLEQRARQIDTVYGLLAQTLKDRTTAEWLDLFAELEIPAAPMLTPDELFDNEHLNAVGLFETVDTPHGRVRMPGVPTWFSRTPGHIAGYAPELGADTDAVLAELGPR, from the coding sequence ATGACAACCGGTCCACTGCACGGGGTTCGGGTCATCGACCTCACCGCGATGGTGATGGGGCCGTACTGCACGCAGATCATGGCCGACATGGGCGCCGACGTCGTCAAGGTCGAGACACCGGCGGGCGACAACACCCGCTACATCTCGGTCGGTCCCGCTCCCGGCATGAGCGGGGTGTTCGTCAACGTGAACCGCGGCAAGCGCAGCGTGGTACTGGATCTGCGATCGGAACAGGGCAAAGCAGACCTGCGTGCGTTGATCGCCGACGCCGACGTGTTCATCCATTCGATGCGGGCCAAGGCCATCGCCAAACTCGGGTTCGGTTACGACGACGTGGCGGCCATCAACCCGGGCATCGTCTACACCAACTGCTATGGCTATGGCCGGCGCGGCCCGGACGCCGACCGCCCCGCCTACGACGACACGATCCAGGCTGAGTGCGGATTGCCTGCCGTGCAACAGCAATTGACCGGTGAGGCCTCCTATGTGGGCACCATCATGGCCGACAAGGTGGCCGGGCTGACCGCCCTCTACGCGACCACGATGGCGCTGTTCCACCGGGAGCGCACCGGCGAGGGCCAGGAGGTCGAGGTCAGCATGTTCGAGACCATGGCCTCCTTCATGCTGGTCGAACATGCCAACGGCGCCATGTTCGACCCCCCGCTGGGGCCTGCGGTGTACCCGCGGGCGGTCACCCCGAACCGCAGGCCGTATGAGACCAAGGACGGTCACATCGCGGCGTTGATCTACAACGACAAGCACTGGAACGCGTTCATCGATCGGGTGCAACCCAGCTGGAACAGCCCCGAATACGCCACTTTGGAGCAACGGGCCCGCCAGATCGACACCGTCTACGGCCTGCTGGCCCAGACGTTGAAGGATCGCACCACCGCGGAGTGGCTGGACCTATTCGCCGAGTTGGAGATTCCGGCGGCTCCCATGCTCACCCCCGATGAGCTCTTCGACAATGAGCATCTCAACGCGGTCGGTTTGTTCGAGACGGTGGACACCCCGCACGGCCGGGTGCGGATGCCGGGTGTGCCGACCTGGTTCTCCCGCACCCCCGGCCATATCGCCGGATATGCACCGGAACTGGGAGCCGACACCGATGCGGTACTTGCTGAGCTCGGCCCGCGATAG
- a CDS encoding flavin-containing monooxygenase → MSEGGCGPTDTPADFDIDAIREKYAAERAKRLRPEGADQYQELDGEFAEFFEVDPYTTVTERDPIVEDADVVILGGGFAGLLAGAYLKKAGVEGIRVIEMAGDFGGVWYWNRFPGIQCDNDAYCYVPLLEELDFMPSKKFADGAEIFQHCRNIGKHFGLYDGALFSTQVRELRWDDAIQRWHISTNRGDEIRARFVVMAQGSYNVPKLPGIPGINDYRASGGHVFHSARWDYDYTGGDADGGLDKLADKRVALVGTGATGIQLVPHLGRDAKELFVFQRTPSSVDARTNPATDPAWAASLQPGWQEERKRNFHNWSPFVGVVFGEPDLVCDFWTELGRNLTARIAASEDPASVTIEQIMAFREEEDFKIMERLRRLVGDIVEDPATAEALKPYYRFMCKRPTSSEHYLATFNRPNVTLVDVSASKGVERLTEKGIVADGVEYEVDCVIFASGFEISTEISRRFAIDRIVGRDGLSLFDHWQNDYKTLHGMTSRGFPNQFFMGFIQGGVSANTTAMFEQQAKHIAYLIAEAQNRGATTVEPSQEGQDAWVATVRELAIDNSAFELSCTPGYYNNEGRGGAERNGAFLGDFYSPGFYAFDELIAQWRDKGDLDGLELTT, encoded by the coding sequence ATGAGTGAGGGCGGTTGCGGTCCCACCGACACCCCGGCAGATTTCGACATCGACGCGATCCGGGAAAAATACGCCGCCGAGCGGGCCAAGCGGCTGCGGCCCGAGGGCGCCGACCAGTACCAGGAACTGGATGGTGAGTTCGCCGAGTTCTTCGAGGTCGACCCGTACACCACAGTGACCGAACGGGATCCGATCGTCGAAGACGCCGACGTCGTCATCCTCGGCGGTGGCTTCGCGGGCCTGCTGGCCGGGGCGTATCTGAAGAAGGCCGGCGTCGAGGGCATCCGCGTCATCGAGATGGCGGGTGACTTCGGCGGGGTGTGGTACTGGAACCGCTTCCCGGGCATCCAATGCGACAACGACGCCTACTGCTACGTCCCACTGCTCGAAGAACTCGACTTCATGCCGAGCAAGAAATTCGCCGACGGCGCCGAGATCTTCCAGCACTGCCGCAACATCGGCAAGCATTTCGGCCTGTACGACGGTGCCCTGTTCTCCACTCAGGTGCGTGAACTGCGGTGGGACGACGCGATTCAGCGCTGGCACATCAGCACCAACCGAGGCGATGAGATCCGGGCCCGGTTCGTCGTCATGGCGCAGGGCTCCTACAACGTCCCGAAGCTGCCCGGAATCCCTGGCATCAACGACTACCGGGCTTCTGGTGGCCACGTGTTCCACTCCGCGCGTTGGGATTACGACTACACCGGCGGAGATGCCGACGGTGGCCTGGACAAGCTGGCCGACAAGCGCGTCGCCCTCGTCGGCACCGGCGCGACGGGCATCCAGTTGGTGCCGCACCTCGGCCGTGATGCCAAGGAGCTGTTCGTCTTCCAGCGGACTCCGTCGTCGGTCGACGCGCGCACCAACCCGGCCACCGATCCGGCCTGGGCCGCGTCGCTGCAGCCGGGTTGGCAGGAGGAGCGCAAGCGCAACTTCCACAACTGGTCGCCGTTTGTCGGTGTGGTGTTCGGTGAGCCAGACCTGGTGTGTGACTTCTGGACCGAGCTCGGACGCAACCTGACCGCCCGGATCGCGGCCAGCGAGGACCCGGCGTCGGTGACCATCGAGCAGATCATGGCGTTCCGGGAAGAAGAAGACTTCAAGATCATGGAGCGGCTGCGCCGCCTGGTCGGCGACATCGTGGAGGATCCCGCGACTGCCGAGGCATTGAAGCCGTACTACCGCTTCATGTGTAAGCGGCCGACGTCCAGTGAGCACTATCTGGCCACGTTCAACCGCCCCAATGTGACCCTCGTCGACGTGTCGGCATCCAAGGGGGTCGAGCGGCTCACCGAGAAGGGGATCGTCGCCGACGGCGTCGAATACGAGGTCGACTGTGTGATCTTCGCGAGCGGTTTCGAGATCTCCACCGAGATCAGCCGCCGGTTCGCGATCGACCGGATCGTGGGACGCGACGGACTGTCGCTGTTCGACCACTGGCAGAACGACTACAAGACCCTGCACGGAATGACCAGTCGCGGATTCCCCAACCAGTTCTTCATGGGCTTCATCCAGGGCGGCGTATCGGCCAACACCACGGCGATGTTCGAACAGCAGGCCAAGCACATCGCCTACCTCATCGCCGAGGCGCAGAACCGGGGTGCCACCACGGTCGAGCCCAGTCAGGAGGGCCAGGACGCCTGGGTCGCGACGGTCCGCGAACTGGCGATCGACAACTCGGCGTTCGAATTGTCCTGCACGCCCGGCTACTACAACAACGAGGGTCGCGGTGGCGCGGAACGCAACGGCGCGTTCCTGGGTGATTTCTATTCGCCCGGGTTCTACGCCTTCGACGAGCTGATCGCGCAGTGGCGGGACAAGGGTGATCTCGACGGATTGGAGCTCACCACATGA